From the Theobroma cacao cultivar B97-61/B2 chromosome 2, Criollo_cocoa_genome_V2, whole genome shotgun sequence genome, one window contains:
- the LOC18607031 gene encoding uncharacterized protein LOC18607031: MAQMWLLWWPKNTCTTTKSGGDTGAAGSTATTRATTGRTSSLGKNGTTRSCCNCRCLARFMRKVKKQSKEMVRSAGASRQSSFQCRYDPLSYSLNFDRSGCGSSVDDEDYYQFYAFSSRFVANPRSRRPCSTHTLPAASQHSPSTITS; this comes from the coding sequence ATGGCACAAATGTGGCTTCTTTGGTGGCCAAAAAACACCTGCACCACCACCAAAAGCGGCGGCGATACAGGTGCAGCCGGGAGCACCGCGACCACAAGGGCCACGACGGGTCGAACGTCCTCATTGGGCAAAAATGGGACGACAAGAAGTTGTTGCAACTGTAGGTGTCTAGCAAGGTTCATGAGGAAGGTGAAGAAACAGAGCAAGGAGATGGTGCGCTCCGCAGGAGCAAGTAGGCAAAGTTCATTCCAGTGCCGGTATGATCCATTGAGCTATTCTCTCAACTTTGATAGAAGCGGGTGCGGGAGCTCAGTAGATGATGAAGACTACTATCAATTCTATGCATTCTCTTCAAGGTTTGTGGCCAATCCAAGATCTAGAAGACCTTGCTCAACCCACACGCTGCCTGCTGCTTCTCAACATAGTCCCTCTACCATTACTTCTTAG